One Chloroflexota bacterium DNA segment encodes these proteins:
- the selB gene encoding selenocysteine-specific translation elongation factor, with the protein MRVIGTAGHVDHGKSTLIRALTGIDPDRLREEKERGMTIDLGFAWLRLPSGQEASVIDVPGHERFIKNMLAGVGGIDIALLVIAADEGVMPQTREHLAILDLLGIGRGVVAITKCDLVEDEWLELVCVEVEETVAPTTLAGARLVAVSSTTGRGLDDLRQELDSLLATERQRRQTGLPRLPVDRVFTMSGFGTIVTGTLIDGELQVGAEVEILPSGRRARIRGLQSHRKQVDRAPAGSRVAINLSSIGTDEIERGDVVTAPGWLKATRVVDVQLRAVADAERPLPHNARVTFHAGAAEAMGRVSLLDRPELGPGETSWAQIRLDRPLAVARSDPFILRLPSPSATVGGGTIVDDHPKRHRRMQERVLRQLAVLQRGTPEEIALQTLQEREPADVAELARRSSKSVAEMQGLLAPLVQEGAVVVLDRQASDEAQKELTGSSLVISSGGWSHLAERVVTELRGYHVAHRLRSGMPIEELRKRLGLDARAFSHIERRLLENGTLAEDGPRARLPEFSVTLSVDEERAAQALVSTLEGFGVAPPNRAEIRAAHGVSDEVIQALIDRGTLVEVAQDLVYARSTYDEVVARILAALASSGRVTVAQVRDVLGTSRRYALALLEHLDDQKITRRVGDERILSARGAPAATTIGA; encoded by the coding sequence ATGCGCGTAATTGGGACTGCCGGGCACGTCGATCATGGCAAGTCGACGCTGATCCGGGCGCTGACCGGCATTGATCCAGATCGCCTCCGAGAAGAGAAAGAGCGCGGCATGACCATCGATCTCGGCTTCGCATGGCTGCGCCTTCCCAGCGGTCAGGAGGCGAGCGTCATCGACGTCCCGGGCCACGAGCGGTTCATCAAGAACATGTTGGCTGGGGTGGGCGGAATCGACATTGCGCTTCTGGTCATCGCGGCCGACGAAGGGGTCATGCCCCAGACGCGCGAGCACCTGGCCATTCTCGATCTGCTTGGGATCGGCCGCGGCGTCGTAGCCATCACCAAGTGCGACCTCGTCGAAGACGAGTGGCTGGAGCTGGTGTGCGTGGAAGTCGAAGAGACCGTCGCCCCCACGACGCTGGCCGGCGCGCGCCTGGTCGCCGTGTCCTCCACGACCGGCCGCGGGCTCGACGATCTCCGTCAGGAGCTGGACTCGCTGCTGGCCACTGAGCGCCAGCGCCGACAGACCGGGTTGCCACGGCTTCCGGTGGACCGGGTGTTTACCATGTCGGGGTTCGGGACGATCGTCACGGGCACATTGATCGACGGCGAGCTGCAGGTGGGCGCCGAGGTCGAGATCCTGCCGAGCGGGCGACGGGCGCGCATCCGCGGCCTCCAGTCGCATCGAAAGCAGGTCGATCGTGCTCCCGCCGGAAGCCGCGTCGCCATCAACCTCTCGTCGATCGGCACGGACGAGATCGAACGGGGCGACGTCGTCACGGCGCCCGGCTGGCTGAAGGCAACGCGCGTCGTCGACGTCCAGCTCCGCGCCGTCGCCGACGCAGAGAGGCCGCTGCCGCACAATGCACGCGTCACGTTTCACGCCGGCGCGGCCGAGGCGATGGGCCGCGTGTCTCTCCTCGACCGCCCGGAGCTGGGGCCCGGCGAGACATCCTGGGCGCAGATTCGTCTCGATCGACCCCTCGCGGTTGCCCGGTCGGACCCGTTCATTCTGCGCCTTCCCTCGCCGAGCGCGACCGTGGGCGGCGGCACCATCGTGGACGACCATCCGAAACGCCACCGACGCATGCAGGAGCGCGTTCTTCGACAGCTGGCCGTGCTGCAGCGGGGCACTCCCGAAGAGATCGCGCTGCAGACGCTTCAGGAGCGAGAGCCGGCTGATGTGGCTGAGCTGGCGCGCCGCTCCTCGAAGAGCGTTGCGGAGATGCAGGGTCTTCTGGCGCCCCTCGTCCAGGAGGGCGCTGTTGTGGTTCTCGACCGCCAGGCGTCGGACGAAGCGCAAAAAGAGCTGACCGGCTCCTCGCTGGTGATCTCCAGCGGTGGGTGGTCGCACCTCGCCGAGCGCGTCGTGACGGAGCTTCGAGGCTACCATGTCGCCCATCGCTTGCGAAGTGGTATGCCGATAGAGGAGCTGCGTAAGCGGCTGGGACTCGATGCCCGGGCGTTTTCCCATATCGAGCGACGCCTGCTGGAAAACGGAACACTGGCCGAAGATGGGCCGCGCGCGCGACTTCCGGAGTTCTCCGTCACGCTGTCCGTGGATGAGGAGCGGGCGGCGCAAGCGTTGGTGTCGACGCTCGAAGGCTTTGGCGTGGCGCCGCCGAATCGAGCGGAGATTCGCGCGGCGCATGGCGTCTCGGACGAAGTAATCCAGGCGCTCATCGATCGTGGAACACTGGTCGAAGTGGCGCAGGACCTGGTGTACGCGCGGTCCACCTACGACGAGGTGGTGGCGCGAATCCTGGCTGCCCTGGCGTCCTCCGGCCGTGTGACCGTCGCGCAGGTCCGGGACGTTTTAGGAACGAGCCGCCGGTACGCGCTCGCGCTCCTCGAACACCTCGATGACCAGAAGATCACGCGCCGCGTGGGCGACGAGCGGATCTTGAGCGCGCGCGGGGCCCCCGCGGCGACCACCATCGGCGCGTAA
- a CDS encoding M14 family metallopeptidase produces MLSDSILTKAERTGFRETSLHADVMDFLRQSRRRAPDLIRVGTIGRSAEGRDIPFVVLSGNRALTPAAARRAGLPVVMVIANIHAGEVEGKEALLAFIRDATRPRDQRTRAYRELLDHLTLVLIPILNPDGNDRISTENRKLDLQALEGQIGPPGGVGTRNTGEGWNLNRDYMKQEAIESNHLSRFFGQWWPHVFVDCHTTDGSIHAYDLTFDTAHCPRSGHPAPIEYVRTRLLPSVADAVFASTGRRGFFYGNYRDQNDPSSGWETYPGLPRFGSQYRGLTGRLDILLETYSYIDFRSRVETISAYLVEIFRYIAEHAMEVIETAERAERETIEAGRNPQPDDLVGINYGAARRDRDGSLVFDWPVHWLEDTEILAYDRDSIRRRRIPGRRIVTYRAGYFARFIPTVAVQRPYAYIVTRPEITEKLRQHNVEVGALAAPVELDVEAAVVLSMEKTRSPDICTGIERFETVLAVRAERQRVRFEAGALVVPTAQRLGNLVVYLLEPESDDGLARWEFFDRHVRVGDPFPAFRLVTPARLPLAGLSAGRSRRAARVG; encoded by the coding sequence ATGCTTTCCGACTCCATCCTCACCAAGGCCGAACGGACCGGGTTTCGGGAAACCTCGCTCCACGCTGACGTGATGGACTTTCTCCGCCAGTCTCGGCGCCGGGCCCCGGATCTGATCCGCGTTGGAACGATCGGCAGGTCGGCCGAAGGGCGCGACATCCCGTTCGTGGTTCTCTCGGGGAACCGCGCCCTCACGCCTGCCGCGGCCCGTCGGGCCGGTCTACCCGTGGTCATGGTCATCGCGAACATCCACGCCGGCGAAGTGGAGGGGAAGGAGGCGCTCCTCGCCTTCATTCGCGATGCGACGCGCCCGCGCGACCAGCGTACTCGCGCCTACCGCGAATTGCTCGACCACCTCACCCTCGTTTTGATCCCGATCCTCAACCCCGATGGCAACGATCGCATCTCCACCGAGAATCGAAAGCTGGACCTCCAGGCCCTGGAAGGGCAGATCGGCCCCCCGGGAGGCGTGGGGACACGGAACACGGGCGAGGGCTGGAATTTGAATCGCGACTACATGAAGCAGGAAGCGATCGAATCGAACCATTTGTCGCGGTTCTTTGGTCAGTGGTGGCCGCACGTGTTCGTCGACTGCCACACGACGGACGGATCAATCCACGCGTACGACCTGACCTTTGACACGGCGCACTGCCCCCGGAGCGGGCATCCCGCGCCGATCGAATACGTGCGCACGCGGTTGCTCCCAAGCGTCGCCGACGCGGTATTCGCCTCCACGGGTCGACGGGGCTTCTTCTACGGGAACTATCGAGATCAGAACGACCCCAGCAGCGGCTGGGAGACCTACCCAGGCCTCCCGCGCTTCGGCAGCCAGTACCGCGGACTGACCGGCCGGCTCGACATCCTCCTCGAGACGTACTCGTATATCGACTTCCGAAGCCGGGTCGAGACCATTTCCGCCTACCTGGTCGAGATCTTCCGCTACATCGCCGAGCACGCGATGGAGGTGATCGAGACGGCGGAGCGAGCGGAACGCGAGACCATCGAGGCCGGGCGCAACCCCCAGCCCGACGATCTGGTGGGGATCAACTATGGGGCGGCGCGCCGTGATCGGGACGGATCGCTCGTGTTCGACTGGCCGGTGCACTGGCTCGAGGACACGGAGATCCTCGCGTACGATCGCGATTCCATCCGCCGTCGGCGGATCCCCGGTCGGCGGATTGTGACCTACCGGGCCGGATACTTCGCGCGCTTCATCCCCACCGTCGCGGTCCAGCGGCCATACGCCTATATCGTCACGCGGCCCGAGATCACGGAGAAGCTCCGCCAGCACAATGTGGAGGTCGGCGCCCTCGCCGCCCCGGTTGAGCTAGACGTGGAAGCCGCGGTCGTGCTGTCGATGGAGAAGACGCGCAGCCCCGACATCTGTACCGGCATCGAGCGATTCGAGACGGTGCTCGCCGTGCGCGCGGAACGGCAGCGGGTTCGCTTCGAGGCCGGCGCCCTCGTCGTCCCGACGGCCCAGCGACTCGGAAACCTCGTCGTGTACTTGCTGGAGCCGGAGAGCGATGACGGACTCGCGCGCTGGGAGTTCTTCGACCGCCACGTCCGCGTGGGTGACCCGTTCCCGGCCTTTCGGCTCGTAACGCCGGCGCGTCTCCCCCTCGCCGGATTGTCGGCCGGGCGGTCACGGCGCGCGGCACGAGTGGGATGA
- a CDS encoding ATP-binding protein gives MTARQGVLREISQTLIRGSDLQSVLEESLDRMLLIGPYDAGVIGLVTDGENHVEPAASRGYRSSANVLSGRFNPSSHGHPTIRYRSLATRQTICIEDLETVEGYRSFKNEGFRTVIVAPICAGEASLGILWLATRYRRKISREETRILEVLASQLALVIQRARLHDAVQNAYYDLKAQRERMDAIIDNVPGIVWEDWWESGGGARRVPFISRYVETMLGYTVDELLGTPGFWLTIIHPDDRLRVMAQALSSTEPGNDRQLDYRYVAKDGRVVWTETRCRLIHDETGAPIGIRGVTVDISERKEFEAALRESEEQLRQSQKMEAVGMLAGGVAHDFNNLLTVINGFGELLQVSPDHPDRATYMNEIIKAGQRAAALTAQLLAFSSRQVLRPEVLDLNAVVSEMDALLRRIIGEDVELFERLDPGLGSVRADPSQLSQVVINLAANARDAMPTGGRLSIETANVEIDDSYLDRHGLPRSGRHVLLAVSDTGVGMDPDTKARMFEPFFTTKQRGKGTGLGLSTVYGIVKQSGGDIWVYSEPGIGTTIKIYLPRYDEAVLAASSSRAVPAVARGAETVMVVEDEPGVRALACAALDARGYRIIEAREGNEALEIAKGHAGPIDLVVTDLVMPGMSGRQLAGRLSALRPESRVLYMSGYTDDVALRHGLVGASVAYLQKPFTPTALAQKVREVLDSPAASSIASR, from the coding sequence ATGACCGCTCGACAGGGCGTGCTCCGCGAGATCAGCCAGACCCTGATTCGGGGGTCCGATCTTCAGAGCGTCCTCGAGGAGAGCCTCGACCGAATGCTCCTCATCGGGCCCTACGACGCGGGGGTCATCGGTCTAGTCACGGACGGGGAGAATCACGTCGAGCCAGCGGCGAGCCGTGGCTACCGCAGCTCCGCGAATGTCCTAAGCGGGCGTTTTAACCCGTCGAGTCACGGACATCCAACCATTCGGTACCGGTCCCTCGCGACCCGGCAAACGATCTGCATTGAAGACCTCGAGACGGTCGAGGGCTATCGATCGTTCAAGAATGAGGGATTCCGCACCGTCATTGTCGCTCCGATCTGCGCGGGTGAGGCGTCCCTCGGCATCCTCTGGCTCGCCACGCGCTACCGGCGAAAGATTTCGCGCGAGGAGACGCGGATCCTCGAAGTCCTCGCCAGCCAGCTCGCACTGGTGATTCAGCGCGCTCGGCTTCACGACGCCGTGCAGAACGCGTATTACGATCTGAAGGCCCAGCGCGAGCGCATGGACGCCATCATCGACAACGTTCCGGGCATTGTATGGGAGGACTGGTGGGAATCGGGCGGTGGCGCGCGGCGGGTGCCCTTCATCAGTCGATACGTCGAGACCATGCTCGGCTACACGGTGGATGAGCTTCTCGGGACGCCCGGATTCTGGCTCACAATCATCCATCCGGACGACCGGCTACGGGTCATGGCGCAAGCGCTCTCCAGCACCGAGCCCGGCAACGATCGCCAGCTCGACTACCGCTACGTCGCGAAAGACGGTCGCGTCGTATGGACGGAGACCCGATGCCGACTGATCCACGACGAAACCGGCGCGCCGATCGGCATTCGCGGCGTGACCGTCGACATCTCTGAACGCAAGGAGTTCGAAGCCGCCCTTCGCGAAAGCGAAGAGCAGCTTCGGCAATCACAAAAGATGGAGGCCGTGGGCATGCTCGCGGGCGGTGTGGCCCACGACTTCAACAATCTCCTGACGGTCATCAACGGTTTTGGGGAACTCCTGCAGGTGAGCCCGGATCATCCGGATCGGGCGACGTACATGAACGAGATCATCAAGGCGGGCCAGCGAGCCGCAGCCCTCACGGCCCAGCTCCTCGCCTTCAGCAGTCGGCAAGTGCTCCGGCCGGAGGTGCTCGATCTGAACGCCGTCGTGTCGGAGATGGATGCGCTCCTGCGCCGAATCATCGGCGAGGATGTCGAGCTGTTCGAGCGTCTGGATCCTGGCTTGGGTTCGGTGCGCGCCGACCCCAGTCAGCTCAGCCAGGTCGTGATCAACCTCGCTGCGAATGCACGGGACGCGATGCCGACGGGCGGCCGGCTCAGTATCGAGACCGCGAACGTCGAAATTGACGACTCGTACCTCGATCGCCATGGATTGCCGCGCTCGGGCCGACACGTGCTACTCGCCGTCAGCGACACGGGCGTGGGGATGGATCCGGACACCAAGGCCCGGATGTTCGAGCCGTTCTTCACAACCAAGCAGCGGGGTAAGGGAACGGGGCTTGGCCTCTCGACCGTCTACGGGATCGTCAAGCAGAGTGGGGGGGACATCTGGGTCTATAGCGAACCGGGCATCGGCACGACGATCAAGATCTATCTCCCGCGGTACGACGAGGCCGTCCTCGCGGCCTCCTCCTCCCGGGCGGTGCCGGCGGTCGCGCGAGGGGCGGAGACCGTGATGGTTGTCGAGGATGAGCCCGGGGTGCGCGCCCTGGCGTGCGCAGCCCTCGATGCCCGCGGCTATCGCATCATCGAAGCCCGCGAGGGAAACGAGGCGCTGGAGATCGCGAAGGGCCATGCAGGTCCCATCGATCTGGTCGTGACGGATCTCGTCATGCCCGGGATGAGTGGCCGTCAGCTGGCCGGCCGTCTATCGGCCCTGCGACCGGAGAGCCGAGTGCTGTACATGTCCGGCTATACCGATGACGTAGCGCTTCGCCATGGTCTGGTCGGCGCATCGGTCGCGTATCTGCAGAAGCCGTTCACCCCAACTGCCCTGGCTCAAAAGGTGCGCGAGGTGCTCGACTCACCGGCCGCCAGCAGCATCGCGTCGCGCTGA
- a CDS encoding LLM class flavin-dependent oxidoreductase — protein MEVWIRQSMAYHCIENGGMPFPVPGRLYDRALGESLYSDRMRFIRRVDELGFDGLIFTEHHFGPNGGLTPSPIVMLAAASQVTERIKLVTMGISLSVYEQPVRLAEELAMIDNLCHGRLVVGLITSAAQSLYAFTIPVDEERSRYHEAYHLMVRAWTDPEPFEWRGTHFNYDCVSILPRPLQTPHPPIWTTCSSEESLQWAARNHFCLVAPGTTAQTFDILNYYREYAQTHCGWTPTAMDLGMAREFYIAPTQAQIDAVIDDLLDNDEVNGVNPRFRVPVLTKMLREQWSTRTYDYGSHLGRPAGSGRSAEGYSGGQFLLGDPDAITRQIIEQHDVCGRPGVLIIRPEIGTMSLDEVGDGLELFAKEVLPTVRAIQ, from the coding sequence ATGGAAGTCTGGATCCGCCAATCGATGGCATACCACTGTATCGAGAATGGAGGTATGCCCTTTCCCGTCCCGGGCAGGCTCTACGATCGCGCCCTCGGCGAGTCGCTCTACTCCGATCGGATGCGTTTCATTCGGCGAGTCGACGAGCTCGGCTTCGACGGCCTGATCTTCACCGAGCACCACTTTGGGCCCAATGGCGGCCTCACGCCCTCGCCCATCGTCATGCTGGCGGCCGCCTCACAGGTGACCGAGCGGATCAAGCTGGTCACGATGGGGATTTCCCTGTCCGTCTACGAACAGCCGGTGCGCCTGGCGGAAGAGCTGGCGATGATCGACAACCTGTGCCACGGGCGACTGGTCGTCGGTCTGATCACGAGCGCCGCGCAAAGCCTCTACGCGTTCACCATTCCAGTCGACGAGGAGCGATCTCGATACCACGAGGCGTACCATCTCATGGTTCGGGCATGGACGGATCCGGAGCCATTTGAGTGGCGGGGAACGCACTTCAACTACGACTGCGTCTCGATCCTGCCGCGGCCTCTTCAGACGCCGCACCCGCCAATTTGGACGACGTGTAGCTCGGAGGAGAGCCTCCAGTGGGCTGCTCGGAATCACTTCTGCCTTGTCGCCCCCGGCACGACGGCACAGACCTTCGACATTCTGAATTACTACCGTGAATACGCCCAGACACACTGTGGCTGGACGCCCACCGCGATGGACCTGGGGATGGCGCGCGAGTTCTACATCGCCCCGACCCAGGCCCAGATTGACGCCGTCATCGACGACCTCCTGGACAACGACGAGGTCAACGGCGTCAACCCCCGATTCCGCGTGCCGGTCCTGACCAAGATGCTGCGCGAGCAATGGTCCACCCGCACGTACGACTATGGCTCGCACCTTGGCCGACCGGCCGGGAGCGGGCGAAGCGCGGAGGGGTACTCGGGCGGCCAGTTCCTCCTCGGTGATCCCGACGCCATCACCCGTCAGATCATCGAGCAGCACGACGTGTGCGGACGGCCGGGTGTCCTCATCATTCGACCTGAGATTGGAACGATGTCACTCGACGAGGTCGGCGACGGATTGGAGCTATTCGCGAAAGAGGTGCTCCCCACGGTCCGAGCGATCCAGTAG
- a CDS encoding ABC transporter substrate-binding protein, translating to MRRGTPATGFALALALVLVCCSLPSSRPSSITDIGSAPPSAPAAPKRIVAAIMGDPPTLSNTINSAGGAGVPGASEVGQLVTAGLSSVDVKGKLHPQLADAVPSTDNGLWKVADDGTMETTWHLRSGIVWQDGAPFTSEDLAFTVAIGQDKDVPLFRDLAFDSIRGTEQPDAQTFIVHWNRPFIQADGLLATDSVLLPVPKHIVEKPYLDNRAALGELPYWGPEFVGTGPFKLKEWVAGSHLLLVANDAYVLGRPKVDEIEVKFIPDPDTLSANILAGSVELTLGRSLSLDEALQVGDQWRDGKIETDVNGWLVMYPQLLTPEPAAIGDPRFRRGLLSAIDRQTMADTLLRPGMSQVAHFFLGPNEPDYDDVEGSAVKYPYDARQATQLVESVGFRRGQDGVLRDAAGQPVSVEIRNRGIEIGRKSVFAVADYWKQIGLAVETTIIPPQRAQDRPYMATFPGFLLYNQPSDINFLKRIHSSQTPLPENGFVGQNNSRYVDKAFDALIDRLFITIPRGERMRILGQIVHEMTDQALLLGLFYNLEPQMIGARLVNVGAGPPWNAGEWDVRK from the coding sequence ATGAGACGTGGGACGCCCGCCACTGGTTTCGCCCTCGCCCTCGCCCTCGTGCTCGTCTGCTGCAGTCTCCCGTCTTCCCGTCCGTCTTCGATCACCGACATCGGTTCCGCACCTCCCTCCGCGCCCGCGGCGCCGAAGCGCATCGTCGCCGCCATCATGGGAGACCCACCGACGCTCAGCAACACGATCAACTCCGCCGGCGGCGCCGGCGTGCCCGGGGCGAGCGAGGTGGGCCAGCTCGTGACGGCGGGCCTGTCGTCGGTCGACGTGAAGGGCAAGCTGCACCCGCAGCTTGCGGACGCCGTGCCGTCCACGGACAACGGATTGTGGAAGGTGGCCGACGACGGCACGATGGAGACGACGTGGCACTTGCGCTCGGGCATCGTGTGGCAGGATGGCGCGCCCTTTACGTCCGAGGATCTCGCGTTCACGGTGGCCATCGGACAGGACAAGGACGTGCCCCTCTTTCGCGATCTCGCCTTCGATTCGATCCGCGGCACCGAGCAGCCCGACGCGCAGACCTTCATCGTCCACTGGAATCGGCCCTTCATTCAGGCGGATGGGCTTCTGGCCACCGATTCTGTCCTGTTGCCCGTTCCGAAGCACATCGTCGAGAAGCCCTATCTCGACAATCGAGCCGCCCTGGGGGAGCTGCCATACTGGGGTCCGGAGTTCGTCGGCACCGGCCCATTCAAGCTGAAAGAGTGGGTCGCGGGCAGCCATCTTCTCCTCGTCGCCAACGACGCGTACGTCCTTGGCCGCCCGAAGGTCGACGAGATCGAGGTGAAGTTCATCCCCGATCCTGACACGCTGTCCGCGAATATCCTGGCCGGCAGCGTCGAGCTGACCCTGGGGAGGAGCCTCTCGCTGGACGAGGCGCTCCAGGTGGGGGACCAGTGGCGGGACGGCAAGATCGAGACCGACGTCAACGGCTGGCTTGTGATGTACCCACAACTCTTGACGCCTGAGCCCGCCGCGATCGGCGACCCGCGCTTTCGACGCGGCCTCCTCTCAGCGATCGATCGGCAGACGATGGCCGATACGCTGCTCCGACCGGGAATGTCGCAGGTCGCGCACTTCTTCCTCGGTCCGAACGAGCCGGATTACGACGACGTGGAGGGATCCGCGGTCAAATACCCATACGATGCCCGCCAGGCGACCCAGCTGGTCGAGAGCGTGGGATTTCGACGCGGACAGGACGGCGTGCTCCGAGACGCCGCGGGGCAACCAGTCTCCGTCGAGATTCGCAATCGCGGAATCGAGATTGGTCGCAAGTCCGTGTTCGCCGTCGCCGACTACTGGAAGCAGATCGGGCTCGCGGTCGAAACGACCATCATTCCTCCACAGCGCGCGCAGGACCGCCCCTACATGGCGACCTTTCCCGGCTTCCTTCTCTACAACCAACCGTCCGACATCAACTTCCTGAAGCGTATCCACAGCAGCCAGACTCCCCTGCCAGAAAACGGATTCGTCGGCCAGAACAACTCACGTTACGTAGATAAGGCCTTCGACGCGCTCATCGACCGCCTGTTCATCACGATCCCCAGAGGAGAGCGCATGCGCATCCTTGGGCAGATCGTTCACGAAATGACCGATCAGGCGCTTCTTCTGGGGCTTTTCTACAACCTAGAACCCCAGATGATCGGGGCGCGCCTCGTCAATGTCGGGGCTGGACCGCCGTGGAACGCTGGCGAATGGGACGTGCGCAAATAA
- a CDS encoding ABC transporter substrate-binding protein codes for MPEEPIIRLGIAEHDLNLPIIDGTVTVEGYSLQITHGTDDGAIHRLLREGEIDACEYSFGSYVGERARGVPFIAIPAFPNRKFRLSYIFVNASAGIRHPKDLEGKRVGILIWSNTAGIWARGALQHYYHVDLTRIRWLSAGPVPKDPPPGMVIEPLGEGKLDSKLVSGEVDAVIQADVLPSIRAKDPRVRRLFPDYKTEEQAYFKKTGIFPISHMVTFPQSFVDEHPDAPVALLRAFRRSRDEAFARIEEQQVLSISWASALLDEQRELMGTNYWAYNVSDNRRPLEAMMDFAFEQGVTPERLSVASLFVPAAAALPGA; via the coding sequence ATGCCCGAGGAGCCCATCATCCGACTCGGCATTGCCGAACACGATCTGAACTTGCCAATCATCGACGGTACGGTCACCGTTGAAGGGTATTCGCTCCAAATCACGCACGGCACCGACGATGGCGCGATTCACCGGCTGCTGCGCGAGGGGGAGATCGACGCGTGCGAGTACTCGTTCGGGAGCTACGTGGGCGAGCGGGCGCGCGGTGTTCCATTCATCGCGATACCCGCATTTCCGAATCGGAAGTTTCGCCTCTCCTACATCTTCGTCAACGCATCGGCAGGGATCCGGCACCCAAAGGATCTCGAAGGGAAGCGAGTCGGCATTCTCATTTGGTCCAACACGGCAGGAATCTGGGCCCGCGGCGCTCTTCAGCACTACTATCACGTCGATCTGACCCGGATCCGGTGGCTATCCGCCGGTCCTGTGCCCAAAGATCCACCGCCGGGAATGGTGATTGAGCCGCTGGGAGAGGGAAAGCTCGACTCGAAACTGGTATCGGGAGAGGTGGACGCAGTCATTCAAGCCGATGTGCTGCCGTCGATTCGGGCGAAGGACCCACGCGTGAGAAGGCTCTTTCCCGACTACAAGACGGAGGAGCAAGCGTACTTCAAGAAGACGGGGATCTTTCCCATAAGCCACATGGTGACGTTCCCGCAGTCCTTTGTCGACGAGCATCCGGACGCGCCGGTCGCCTTGCTGAGGGCGTTTCGGCGTTCTCGCGATGAGGCGTTCGCGCGAATTGAGGAGCAGCAGGTGCTCTCCATCTCATGGGCCAGCGCGCTGCTGGACGAGCAGCGCGAGCTGATGGGAACAAATTACTGGGCATACAACGTCTCGGATAATCGGCGACCCCTCGAGGCCATGATGGACTTCGCGTTCGAGCAGGGCGTGACTCCGGAGCGCCTGTCCGTCGCCAGCCTCTTTGTCCCCGCCGCCGCGGCGCTTCCCGGAGCCTAA